In Candidatus Nealsonbacteria bacterium, the genomic stretch GCTCGCCTGGCTTCGGGTCGTCTGCCAAGCCTCCGTTCTCAAAAGAGAACAACGCCCTATTAAGACTCGCTTTCGCTATGCCTCCGTTCTGTAAAGAACTTAGACTAAGGCTTGACAGCCACTCGTTGGCTCATTCTGCAAAAGGCACGCCGTCAGGAGATTTACATCCCCCTCCGACTCCTTGTAGGCAAATGGTTTCAGGTTCTATTTCACCGCCCTCACAGGGCTACTTTTCACCTTTCCCTCACGGTACTGGTTCACTATCGGTGATGTCGAGTATTTAGCCTTGGCAGTTTAGTCCTGCCTGATTCCCATAGAGTTTTCGTTCTCTATGGTACTCAAGTTAAGATACTCAGAGCGTGTTATGATTTTCGCCTACGAGGCTTTTACTCTCTTTGGCAGTCCTTTCCAGGAATTTTCGGCTAATCATAATACCTTTATTGACTCTGCTTAGGGCGAACCCTAAGACACATCTTACTTACAACCCCGCACAAAACTACAAGAGTTTTTTACGGTTTGGGCTCTTCCCGTTTCGCTCGCCGCTACTTAGGGAATTCGTTATTACAAAAAGTAATAACATTTTTTTCTTTTCCTCCGCTTACTGAGATGTTTCACTTCAGCGGGTGCGCTTTCTGCTTTCGCAGAACAATATTGCTTATCACAATATTAGGTTTCCCCATTCGGAAATCTCCGGATCAAAGGTTGCTGAACACCTACCCGAAGCTTATCGCAGTTACGCCACGTCCTTCATCGCCTCGACATCCCAAGGCATCCTCCATTTGCCTGTAAAATACAATTTTGGCTAGTATTTAATGACCACAAGATAAATTTTCAAAGTTCTCTCTTTTTATCAACCCACATCTGAATACTTAATATATTAAGATGTGGAGCGATAAATTTTTTAAAATAAAAAACCACTCTTAGAGCGGCTGAGTAAAGACCATCATAACGCAAAAGTCTCAGCCCGCTTCTTTTGATGAAATGTGTTTTTTATTTAACATTTATTACCTTCTGCACTCTATAAGTGCAAGGACATTCTAGCAATTTATAATTTCTTGTCAAGAGGGCAAAAATTCGAAGGGATTTTAGTCCCTTCGAATACTTGCCAAGGAATAATAAGGAATTATTTCTTTAGCCCTTTTCTCACACTGTTAAGCACTTCTGCTGCAATATCTTTTCCTCCAAGACCAAATGCAAGACCTCCTGCAATGACCATTAAAGCGACCGCACCTGAGAAAAAAATTAATATAAGTTCTCTTGCAATTCTAAGCTCAATCAATATTGCAAAAATCGCAAAAAACCAAATTGACCATCTTACGATTTCTCCAGCCATTGTTGTGTATTCAAATTTTGCTTTTTCCATTGCTACCACCACAATCTTTGATAAAAAATCTGCTAAGATAACAGCCACTACAAAGATTAAGGAAGCAACAATTACATTTGGAATATACCTAATGATATCTCCCATGAATTCTGCGAAAATAACTAATCCAAAAATTCCTGTTGCAATCCAAAGAATGATAATTGAAATGATCCACTTTACGATAGAGCCAACGAATTTTGAAACATTGATTTTTATCTTTGCTTTTTCCATTATCTTTTTCCATTCCTCCTTATCAAAGAAATCGTCAAGCTTCATTTTCTTTAAAACTTGCACAGTTAACTTTTCTAAACCTGTGGCTAAAAACCAGCCAAAGATAAGGATTAACATTCCTAATATCAAATTAGGAAGATAGAGTAAAAAACTTTGCCAAAGATTTACCATAGTGTCTATTGTTATACTAGTCCAATCTACTTTCATTTTTTATTATTTTAAATTACTAATCGACCTTTATTAATATCATTTTCCATTGCTTCATTATATCATAAATCAAAAAAAATGAACAAGTACCGTTATTCCTCTAGTGTAAAATTGATATCCAAAAAGGTAAAGATATTGCAGAAATTATTGTACTAAGAACAATTGAACGAGCAATAAAATTCTTATCCAAATTATACCTATCAGCAAGGGCAAACGGAGTAATACCAAGGGGCATAGCTGCCTGTATTATCGAATTAGAAAAAATGGAAATGTCTAAAGAAAAAAACCTGATTAAGAAATAAAAGATTGCTGGAAAAATTAATAAAGTAAATGCAGAAAAACCAATCACTGAATACCATTCTGTAATTTTACTATCCTTTGACTTACCAATAAAAAAACCTATTACAATTAAAACTATTGGGGTTACAGATGCACTTACCATCCTTAAAGACTCGCTCAAAATAAAAGGGATTTCGATATTTAGACCAGCAACAATAAAACCCAATAATACAGATATTAAAAGTGGATTTTTAATGAAACCCTTGACTATTCCCTTGAAGATATCTTTACCACCTCCATTTAAAGAATATTCAAGATAGCC encodes the following:
- a CDS encoding AEC family transporter, translating into MIQVITIITPLFIIIFASALLQKFGNISKEWEIVLNEFALKIGLPVLVFSTLSTISFSLKEEGYLVLVNSLFLVFSFFLAILIGKIFKMSKKSFSTFFICFVFSNVAYLGIPVLTQVRGAGVLPEAILIAAIYLFWIFTFGIGYLEYSLNGGGKDIFKGIVKGFIKNPLLISVLLGFIVAGLNIEIPFILSESLRMVSASVTPIVLIVIGFFIGKSKDSKITEWYSVIGFSAFTLLIFPAIFYFLIRFFSLDISIFSNSIIQAAMPLGITPFALADRYNLDKNFIARSIVLSTIISAISLPFWISILH